The following proteins are encoded in a genomic region of Armatimonadota bacterium:
- a CDS encoding extracellular solute-binding protein produces the protein MRRLIPFLVVLGLAGCSFRSADAPGIITIEVAVFEGGFGLDWHRSVAREYEKLNPNIRVNLWGDPRVDEKIRPRILRGSPPDLASCSLPIWKLIVAEKLVPLDAALDSPAYGQGRTWRQTLAPGITADFQHEGQVYALPAARGAWVCWYDARMFRKHGWKPPETWDEFMALCDKIKKAGVHPIAFQGKYPNYAWYTLQCIYQRLVPFDQWYEMQDLKPGAFVQPDFVRAAEMLQEMSKAYHQPGSAAMSHMESQIEWASGRAALVFCGLWLKNEIKASTPDGFEMACFPVPSVLGGKGDQKAIYSGGGENFVVFSEGKRSTEAADFLKFMISMESARKYVGMLDTLSPVLGSEQGVDISPALKSAVAAIEKSSRSFNDRLSTLYLGFSKGPLTALMGDLVNGRISPKEFGQKMEAAAESVRKDPEVYKPPARGVPWANQPQ, from the coding sequence GTGCGTAGATTGATTCCATTCTTGGTCGTTTTGGGCTTGGCGGGTTGTTCGTTTCGGTCGGCGGATGCGCCCGGCATCATCACCATAGAGGTCGCAGTGTTCGAGGGCGGTTTTGGCCTGGATTGGCATCGATCGGTCGCCAGGGAGTATGAGAAGCTGAACCCGAACATTCGCGTTAATCTGTGGGGCGATCCGAGGGTGGACGAGAAGATTCGCCCTCGCATTCTGCGGGGAAGCCCTCCCGATCTGGCCAGTTGCAGTCTGCCCATCTGGAAGCTGATCGTGGCCGAGAAGCTTGTGCCGTTGGACGCCGCGCTCGACAGCCCGGCTTACGGTCAGGGTCGCACTTGGCGGCAGACGCTCGCACCCGGGATTACGGCCGATTTTCAGCACGAGGGGCAGGTTTATGCGTTGCCTGCGGCTCGGGGCGCATGGGTCTGCTGGTACGATGCGAGGATGTTTCGCAAACATGGATGGAAGCCGCCAGAGACATGGGACGAGTTCATGGCGCTGTGCGACAAGATAAAGAAGGCCGGCGTGCATCCGATCGCGTTTCAAGGCAAGTATCCCAACTACGCTTGGTACACGCTTCAGTGCATCTATCAGCGTTTGGTTCCGTTCGATCAGTGGTACGAGATGCAAGATTTGAAGCCTGGGGCGTTCGTCCAGCCAGATTTCGTTCGCGCCGCCGAGATGCTGCAAGAGATGTCCAAGGCTTATCATCAGCCGGGCAGCGCCGCAATGAGCCACATGGAAAGCCAAATCGAATGGGCGAGCGGTCGCGCGGCGCTGGTGTTTTGCGGATTGTGGCTGAAGAACGAGATCAAAGCCTCGACCCCGGACGGGTTCGAGATGGCCTGCTTCCCAGTCCCAAGCGTGCTGGGCGGAAAGGGCGACCAGAAGGCTATCTATAGCGGCGGGGGCGAGAACTTCGTCGTCTTCTCAGAAGGCAAGCGATCGACCGAGGCTGCCGACTTTCTCAAGTTTATGATCAGCATGGAAAGCGCGCGAAAGTATGTGGGGATGCTGGACACGCTCTCGCCTGTGTTAGGTTCGGAGCAAGGCGTCGATATCTCGCCCGCATTAAAGAGCGCGGTCGCGGCGATCGAGAAGAGTTCGAGGTCGTTCAACGATCGACTCTCGACGCTTTATCTGGGCTTTTCAAAGGGGCCGCTGACGGCGTTGATGGGCGACTTGGTGAACGGTCGCATTTCGCCCAAGGAGTTTGGCCAGAAGATGGAGGCGGCGGCAGAGTCCGTGCGCAAAGACCCCGAAGTTTACAAACCACCAGCAAGAGGCGTGCCCTGGGCCAACCAGCCTCAATAG
- a CDS encoding neutral/alkaline non-lysosomal ceramidase N-terminal domain-containing protein, translated as MKGLHNLALCGLLTVGASAQDLMFGAAARKITPTTPQYIAGYSSNRMSTGVHDDIWARAFVVQIGSERLAMVSCDLIGIFRPDVQKIRALVPDIPPHRIQVSSTHVHSGPDVLGLWGAPGKSGVDPAYLSFMIRETAQAINDALANMKPAVIHFASTSDVKGVSKNSRARILDTELSAMLAIEKGTGKTIATVINYACHPEAMNTNEITSDFVHYTRERMEKAMGGLSIYLQGACGGMVTVEFEGSGDRGKDNWAKTEETGVALAEAALKALGSAKTAENPKLEHRWTELITPMENDGFKAAMALGIIPSAGEFRDGKLVTEAHWFKIGPAEFYTMPGEVLPNIGFRLKKLMGGQPNFLIGLCNDELGYILAEADYGIELYKYETSMSVGPYIGDDLVLSLRKLLDKPRPGIAEATKTASKAEQVLRDYMKRFKPDRAGDGKAVWRFEVSGSDGGTYTLVVAGGKANLFSGAGGEQAGCTIKLNAKTLEEVLTGKRNALDAYQAGDVVVEGDVSLAQFLLYVFE; from the coding sequence ATGAAAGGTCTGCACAATCTCGCTCTTTGCGGTCTCCTGACAGTCGGCGCTTCGGCGCAGGACTTGATGTTCGGCGCGGCGGCGCGAAAGATCACGCCCACAACGCCGCAGTACATTGCGGGCTACTCGTCCAACCGAATGAGCACGGGAGTTCATGACGACATCTGGGCACGGGCGTTCGTCGTCCAGATAGGCAGCGAGCGGTTGGCCATGGTCTCGTGCGATCTGATCGGCATCTTTCGGCCAGACGTTCAGAAGATCCGCGCATTGGTGCCCGACATCCCGCCGCATCGCATTCAGGTTTCCAGCACCCATGTGCATTCTGGCCCGGACGTTCTGGGGCTTTGGGGCGCTCCAGGGAAGTCCGGCGTCGATCCCGCATATCTCTCATTCATGATCCGGGAGACCGCGCAGGCCATCAACGACGCCCTGGCAAACATGAAGCCCGCCGTGATCCACTTTGCCTCAACCTCCGACGTCAAGGGCGTATCAAAAAACAGCCGGGCGCGCATATTGGACACGGAACTGAGCGCGATGTTGGCGATCGAGAAGGGCACCGGCAAGACAATCGCAACCGTGATCAACTATGCCTGCCACCCCGAGGCGATGAACACGAACGAGATCACCTCGGATTTTGTCCATTACACCCGCGAGCGAATGGAAAAGGCGATGGGCGGCCTTTCGATCTATCTGCAAGGCGCGTGCGGCGGCATGGTTACGGTCGAGTTCGAGGGTTCTGGCGATCGGGGGAAGGATAATTGGGCGAAGACCGAAGAAACTGGAGTCGCCTTGGCCGAGGCGGCCCTCAAGGCGCTCGGCTCGGCCAAAACCGCCGAGAATCCAAAGTTAGAACATCGGTGGACCGAGCTCATCACGCCGATGGAGAACGACGGTTTCAAGGCCGCTATGGCTTTAGGAATCATCCCATCCGCGGGCGAGTTTCGGGATGGAAAATTGGTAACCGAGGCGCACTGGTTTAAGATCGGGCCTGCAGAGTTCTACACAATGCCAGGCGAAGTGTTGCCCAATATCGGCTTTCGATTAAAAAAACTGATGGGCGGCCAGCCCAACTTCCTGATCGGGCTGTGCAACGATGAACTGGGGTATATCTTGGCAGAAGCCGATTATGGAATCGAGTTGTACAAGTACGAAACCAGCATGTCGGTCGGACCGTATATCGGTGACGACTTAGTGCTGTCGTTGCGAAAACTGCTGGACAAACCGCGACCAGGCATAGCCGAGGCGACGAAGACGGCGAGCAAAGCCGAGCAGGTCTTGCGCGACTACATGAAACGGTTCAAGCCCGACCGCGCAGGCGACGGCAAGGCAGTCTGGCGGTTCGAAGTATCCGGTTCGGACGGCGGAACTTATACTTTGGTGGTCGCGGGTGGAAAGGCGAACCTATTTTCCGGCGCTGGCGGCGAACAGGCAGGATGTACAATAAAACTGAACGCCAAAACGCTGGAAGAGGTGCTGACCGGCAAACGGAACGCCTTGGACGCCTATCAAGCGGGCGATGTGGTTGTGGAAGGCGATGTTAGCCTGGCGCAGTTTTTGCTGTACGTGTTCGAATAA
- a CDS encoding YtxH domain-containing protein — MDSNQRKNLLNLLAGIGIGTIVGLSAGLLTAPKKGEELRHDLMGKASGLTGKLTGLMDQGRAAVNRLLRVAQDEGEKMLETAMAAGESAIEEVEKNLQDDPEA; from the coding sequence ATGGATTCGAATCAGCGCAAGAATCTGCTCAATCTTTTGGCTGGGATCGGCATTGGCACGATCGTAGGGCTTTCTGCCGGCTTGCTGACCGCGCCGAAAAAAGGCGAAGAGCTTCGACACGACCTGATGGGCAAAGCCAGCGGGCTAACGGGCAAATTGACAGGCCTGATGGACCAAGGCCGTGCCGCCGTCAACCGCCTCTTGCGCGTCGCTCAAGACGAAGGCGAGAAGATGTTGGAAACGGCGATGGCCGCGGGCGAATCGGCCATCGAAGAGGTTGAGAAAAACCTTCAGGACGATCCCGAAGCCTAA
- a CDS encoding PEP-CTERM sorting domain-containing protein, translated as MTLLRTALLLALTSALTGSALATSTHLALWDFNAVGTTSASGTDLPIGGEYAAVSSLELVGGTTRTFAAGSPQDDPITDTKNIYRNQTHNNRGYNTTSYAPQGTGSGTRGVQFNVPTIGKTEIVAKLDMRHSNTASRYVQFLYTLDRTATTPVWLDGPIFEADRGGDQWYLNRTIDVSALNAGVENNANFAFRVVAVFAPGTGNYVASTTTSTYATTGTLRYDLVQVTAVPEPASLIALGVGLAGLIARRRR; from the coding sequence ATGACTTTACTTCGCACGGCTTTACTTCTGGCATTGACCAGCGCGCTGACCGGGAGCGCGCTAGCCACCTCGACCCACTTGGCGCTGTGGGATTTTAACGCCGTTGGCACGACAAGCGCCAGCGGTACCGACCTGCCCATCGGCGGCGAATATGCCGCCGTCAGCTCTCTCGAACTGGTCGGCGGCACAACGCGCACCTTCGCCGCAGGATCGCCTCAAGACGATCCGATCACCGACACCAAGAATATCTATCGAAATCAAACGCACAACAACCGAGGTTATAACACGACGAGTTATGCCCCCCAGGGCACAGGCAGCGGAACTCGAGGCGTTCAGTTTAACGTGCCTACGATTGGGAAGACGGAAATCGTCGCCAAGTTGGACATGCGCCACAGCAATACGGCCTCCCGGTATGTGCAGTTTCTCTACACTCTGGATCGAACCGCGACAACGCCAGTTTGGTTGGATGGCCCGATTTTCGAGGCCGACCGAGGCGGCGACCAATGGTATCTCAACCGAACGATCGACGTTTCGGCCCTGAATGCCGGCGTGGAAAACAACGCCAACTTTGCCTTCCGCGTAGTGGCGGTCTTTGCGCCTGGTACAGGCAATTATGTGGCGTCGACTACGACCAGTACCTATGCGACCACCGGTACGCTGCGATACGACCTGGTGCAGGTTACGGCAGTTCCCGAACCGGCCAGCCTCATCGCGCTCGGCGTCGGATTGGCCGGACTAATCGCCCGACGACGCCGTTAA